Proteins from a single region of Pseudomonas ekonensis:
- a CDS encoding response regulator transcription factor, which translates to MHKALVVDDHPFIRATVKVLLEREQFEVVAEADNGADAVQMARRHQPELILLDIAMPSLDGLEVINRISALKLSSKILVLTSQSAAFYAMRCMKAGAAGYISKTDELSELSKAIKALMAGYTFFPNLAGNSVRRSDIDSTELEMIRGLSDRELVILQQLARGLSNKEIGDAMLLSNKTVSTYKTRLIEKLNVKSVVYLADFAKRNNLI; encoded by the coding sequence ATGCATAAAGCGTTGGTTGTAGACGATCATCCGTTCATCCGGGCGACAGTGAAGGTGCTGCTTGAACGCGAGCAGTTCGAAGTCGTCGCCGAGGCCGACAACGGCGCCGATGCCGTGCAGATGGCTCGCAGGCACCAGCCGGAGCTGATCCTGCTGGACATCGCCATGCCCAGCCTCGACGGCCTGGAAGTCATCAACCGGATCAGTGCGCTGAAACTGTCGAGCAAGATCCTGGTGCTGACCTCTCAGTCGGCGGCGTTCTACGCCATGCGCTGCATGAAGGCGGGCGCGGCGGGCTACATCTCGAAAACCGATGAGCTGAGCGAGCTGAGCAAGGCGATCAAGGCATTGATGGCCGGCTATACCTTTTTTCCCAACCTTGCCGGAAACTCCGTACGCCGCAGCGACATCGACTCCACCGAACTTGAGATGATCCGCGGCTTGTCGGACCGGGAGCTGGTCATTCTGCAGCAGCTCGCCCGGGGCCTGAGCAACAAGGAGATCGGTGACGCCATGCTTTTGAGCAACAAGACGGTCAGCACCTACAAGACCCGCCTCATCGAAAAGCTCAATGTGAAGTCGGTGGTGTACCTGGCCGACTTCGCCAAGCGCAACAACCTGATCTGA
- a CDS encoding EAL domain-containing response regulator codes for MRALQYLGVNDILQASDSEQAMVQISRVGGVDIVLCDLSHSAISGLEFLTRVGEGGLARAVALCSDLRPELRRAVEQMTCLSGMQMLGVLSKPTQLYALQEILNRYTRRWLAAEAEPVPPARLPSEEDVRRGLAQGEFKAWFQPKFDLKTAELAGAEALVRWQHPDKGLLLPKDFLAAVLAYDLIDEMLRQLLEQGMALLHALHDAGLRLELAFNLHASQLARNDLIDHIERLLGVHGFPGTTLLFEVAENGLLDVPRTTRENLIRLRMMGCGLSIDDFGMGFSSLTLLCQLPFNQLKLDGQLVRAIDDPRTHAMVTSTVALARALNMGLVIEGVGSRAIRDGLVAMGCSFGQGFHLARPMEAGRLLRWLQAPESPA; via the coding sequence GTGAGGGCTCTCCAGTATCTGGGCGTCAACGACATTCTGCAGGCGAGCGACAGCGAACAGGCGATGGTGCAGATCAGCCGGGTGGGAGGCGTCGACATCGTGCTGTGCGACCTGAGCCATTCGGCCATCAGCGGTCTGGAGTTCTTGACCCGGGTCGGCGAAGGCGGACTGGCGCGTGCGGTGGCGCTGTGCAGTGACCTGAGGCCGGAACTGCGCCGTGCGGTCGAGCAGATGACCTGCCTGTCGGGGATGCAGATGCTGGGGGTTCTGAGCAAGCCCACGCAACTGTACGCGTTGCAGGAAATCCTCAATCGCTACACCCGCCGGTGGCTGGCCGCCGAAGCCGAGCCGGTGCCGCCCGCCAGGCTGCCGAGCGAAGAGGATGTGCGCCGGGGCCTGGCCCAGGGTGAGTTCAAGGCCTGGTTCCAACCCAAATTCGATCTCAAGACCGCCGAACTGGCCGGGGCGGAAGCCCTGGTGCGCTGGCAGCATCCCGACAAGGGGCTTCTGTTGCCCAAGGACTTCCTGGCCGCCGTGCTGGCCTACGACCTGATCGATGAAATGCTCCGCCAGCTTCTGGAGCAAGGCATGGCTCTGTTGCATGCCTTGCACGACGCCGGCCTGCGCCTGGAGCTGGCGTTCAATCTCCATGCCTCGCAATTGGCGCGCAACGACCTGATCGATCACATCGAACGGCTGCTGGGTGTTCACGGCTTTCCGGGGACCACGTTGTTGTTCGAGGTGGCGGAAAACGGCTTGCTGGATGTTCCGCGAACCACCCGGGAAAACCTGATCCGCCTGCGCATGATGGGCTGCGGCCTGTCCATCGACGATTTCGGCATGGGCTTCTCGTCATTGACGCTGCTCTGCCAACTGCCGTTCAACCAGCTCAAGCTCGACGGCCAGCTTGTCCGCGCCATCGACGATCCGCGCACCCATGCGATGGTCACCAGCACCGTGGCGTTGGCGCGGGCGCTGAACATGGGCCTGGTGATCGAAGGCGTCGGCAGCCGTGCCATCCGCGACGGCCTGGTGGCGATGGGGTGTTCGTTCGGCCAGGGTTTCCATCTGGCGCGCCCGATGGAGGCCGGGCGGCTGCTGCGGTGGCTGCAGGCGCCCGAATCCCCCGCCTGA
- a CDS encoding organic hydroperoxide resistance protein, translating into MTRSNDTVLYTGKTRTTGGRDGAARSSDGNLDIQLSPPGSGGAGTNPEQLFAAGWSACFIGAMGKAAAALKVRLPADVAVEAEVDLCKADNAFFLQARLNVSLPGLDPALARALVDAAHQTCPYSKATRGNIEVAIELI; encoded by the coding sequence ATGACCCGTTCCAACGATACCGTGCTGTACACCGGCAAGACCCGCACCACCGGCGGCCGCGACGGCGCCGCGCGCAGTTCCGACGGCAACCTCGACATCCAGCTCTCCCCTCCGGGCTCCGGCGGTGCCGGCACCAATCCTGAGCAGTTGTTCGCGGCCGGCTGGTCGGCCTGTTTCATCGGGGCGATGGGCAAGGCTGCGGCGGCGCTGAAGGTGCGCTTGCCGGCAGACGTGGCGGTGGAGGCTGAGGTCGACCTGTGCAAGGCCGACAACGCGTTTTTCCTCCAGGCGCGCCTGAACGTCAGCCTGCCGGGGCTGGATCCGGCACTGGCACGCGCACTGGTGGACGCCGCCCATCAGACGTGCCCGTACTCCAAGGCGACCCGGGGCAATAT